In Nocardioides sp., the following proteins share a genomic window:
- the nuoE gene encoding NADH-quinone oxidoreductase subunit NuoE, with protein sequence MSNPQPPQRFAEVEGNLSEETYAELREIAARYPQPRSGLLPMLHLIQSAEGQVTEEGIEACAEIIGITPAEVSGVATFYTMYKRRPVGDFHVGVCTNTLCAVMGGDEIFAKLKDHLGVGNDELAPQRDGDQATVSLEHVECNAACDYAPVMMVNWEFMDNQTPESATKLVDDLRAGEEVHSTRGPKLCSWRQVERVLAGFPDGLADEGPSAGPASVAGLKLARENDWTAPEGAAPKQVEGGSEK encoded by the coding sequence CGCCGAACTGCGTGAGATCGCCGCGCGTTATCCGCAGCCGCGCTCGGGCCTGCTGCCGATGCTGCACCTGATCCAGTCCGCCGAGGGCCAGGTCACCGAAGAGGGCATCGAGGCGTGCGCCGAGATCATCGGCATCACGCCCGCGGAGGTCAGCGGTGTCGCGACCTTCTACACGATGTACAAGCGCCGCCCGGTGGGTGACTTCCATGTCGGCGTGTGCACCAACACGTTGTGTGCGGTGATGGGCGGCGACGAGATCTTCGCCAAGCTCAAGGACCACCTCGGTGTCGGCAACGACGAACTCGCGCCCCAGCGTGACGGCGACCAGGCGACGGTGTCGCTGGAGCACGTCGAATGCAACGCGGCCTGCGACTACGCGCCGGTGATGATGGTCAACTGGGAGTTCATGGACAACCAGACACCCGAGTCGGCGACCAAGTTGGTCGACGACCTGCGTGCCGGCGAGGAGGTCCACTCCACTCGCGGCCCGAAGTTGTGCTCGTGGCGTCAGGTCGAGCGCGTGCTCGCCGGGTTCCCCGACGGTCTCGCCGACGAAGGCCCGAGCGCCGGTCCGGCCTCCGTTGCCGGCCTCAAGTTGGCGCGTGAGAACGACTGGACGGCGCCCGAAGGCGCCGCGCCCAAGCAGGTTGAGGGAGGTAGCGAGAAGTGA